The genomic interval ATGGCCACGGCGCTGGCCGTGGTCTGAAAGCGCCTGTATCTCAACAAACCCTCCCGCCTCACATCCTGGGAGGCGGGAGTTTTGCTGGGCTGCCAGCGCGCCTGTACCTGAAGCGCGCGCAGTATTGGCCTCCCGACACCTGTCCGCCGCAGGTGACCTGGAGACGTCATGGCACACCGTTATAAACCACTGGACACTGAACCCTCGCGCTCCACACAGTGCTTCATGCTTTCTGCTCCTCACCTCGCCCCTTCTTTGAACGTCGCGGCCGCGAATCTGCTCAGCGAACTGCGCCTCTTGCATCCCGATCAACCCGCCACAGTCGAGAGCCTAGTCAGCTTGATGGACGCGGTGACCACCCAGGCCACCAATCTGTTGGTCCGGCACGCCGCCTCCTTCAGTGTGGCCGTGGACCAGACCGGTCAGGATGTGGTGCTGGCGGTGCAAAGTGGCAGATATACCCACGGCCTCAGCGTGCGGGATCTGGCCCGGTCGATGATGTACGTCTCTGCCTCTGGTGACAACCTCCACTTGGCGTTTGAGGAGCAACTGCTCAACCGCGACGACGCCGTGGACGTTCTGCTGCGTCTTTCGGAGACGCCCGTCTGGAACGAACTCTTGACGCAATCCGTGCTGCACACTGTCCGGACTTTGCACCTCATTGCGGAAGAGCAGCTGGATCCCAAAACAGCGCAGCTGATCGCCCTGCAAGATGCCGCAGACGTCACTGGACAGACCCAGATTGCCTGTCAACCTCACTCAAACATCGTGTTCACGCATCCCCCGGCCGCCCGGCACCAGGCTTGACCGCGCGCGCAGCGTTCCCCGGTGCAGGTCACCGGGGGACGCTGCATGGAGCGCGTCACCCTTCGCTGCAGCGAAGGGCTCCAGGTGGGGGTCGGAGGACACTATGGACCAAGTCAAAGCCCAGGGCGTTGCCCCCAGCCACTATCTCCCCACGCCCAATACACATGACAGCTGCCTCTCAGACCTGACTGCGCTCTGGTACCTGGCTGTCAGTCAGGGCAAAGAGCGGGAAGCGCAGGCCCGCGCGGTATTCGCGCAGCATCCAGGCGCAAAAACAGACCTGAAGGCCGCACAGGCCGCGCAACACGGCCTACGCACACTCCTTGGTCTGGCGACCACACCACAGGAGGAGCACGTGCCTACAGCGGGCGTGCCCTTCGAAGCCAGTGGGTCAATGGCTGAGGGGCACGAGGCCGAGGACGCCGTGGTGCCTCTTTCGGAGGACCCGACGCCTCTTCCTTCGGCCGATGCTGAATTGCCGCTCGAGGGCTCTATTGAGAGCGTGGACGAGTCCGGTGACGCGGTCAAGGCCGCTCACGACCGGCTGATCGCGTGGCCCGGCGGTACGCTTGGGGAGGGTCTGATCAGCATGCTCTCGGCCCCTCTGGCGGTAGGCGAGACCGTGCAACTGGTGATCGCCCGAACGTCGGCCGGTCAGATTGTGGCCAGCATCGTTCCTCAGCATCTGGACGGCCAACCGGCTGATCTGCGAAAAGACCTTTCAGGCCGGGGCACACCGCAGGAACTGGACCTTGAATTTCTGGCCGCCCGCCCGCACCATCAGGCAACGCGGCAGACCGTTCAGGAACTGGCAGCTGCCTTGCTGGCCACCACTCAGGCGGTGGCCAGCAAGGCAGCCCAAGCCAGCAAGAAGAAAGCAGAAGAGGCCAAAGCGACCCAGCAGGCGGTGCAGCAGGCGACTCTCATCGTGACACCGAATGTCGAAGGCGCGTCCATCGTGGTTAAGGGTGAAGGCGGTCCATGGACCCCTGGCGCTGGCAAAAGCTGCAAGTTGGGGGCTGGAAAGTACACCGTTCGTGTCGAGGCGGTAGGCCATGATCCAACCGAAGAGGACGTGGTTCTGCGGCCCAAAGAGACAAAGACCATCAAAGTCACTCTCAAGGCCAGGCCTCAAGGTTTGTTCTGAGAAGGAACGTCACCCCGGAGCGCGCTCCGGGGTGATTGCTGTGCAGCTCAAATTCACCGGAGGAATGCCATGTCACACCTTGAAATCGTCCACCGCATCATTCAGTTCGACGGGCGCGAACTGACCGACCTGAACCCCACTGCGTCTGTAGAAGACGTCGTCAAACTCCACGCCCTGACCAATCCACAACTAGTCACGGCTGTCGTTGAAGGCCCGGTGATCCTTGATGGCAAACGCGTCTACACCGTCCAAAAACGCGCGGCGAACAAAGGCTGAGCGCTCATCAGGTCTCGCCACATGGATCAGAACCGCTCCGCTCTACCCGCCAGACGTGCAGTTTGCGCCCGCCCTCGTTCCGGATCAACAGCGGCTCGCTCAGCTGATTGCCCGCGCCCGCTCACAACAGACGCCCCTGCCCATCTCCAGCGAACAGATTCCGATGCTCCCTTGAGCCTGGCGCGTCAGCTGACAGACCTCCCTGTTCAACTGCAGGTGCCATTGACACTTCCACTTCACTGCCCTCACTTCGAGCACCACCGGGTTGCCCTCGCCGCATTGTTTGAGGCGGGGGTTTTGCCTCGCCTCCGGCGCCGCCCCCGTGAAAGTCCCCTGGCCTATACCCGCCGCGCCCTGGAGACCTGGGGTGAGACCCACCACCGCAGTCTGGAAATTCATCTGGACGGCGCAGAGGTGGTCCTTGAAGAGTGCGTGGACTATTTCCGCTACGGCAACAGTGACCTGCAGCCTGAAGTTGACGCTTCTGAGCTGATCATCCGGGCCTACGGGCCAGACGCCGAGTTGTTCTCTGCCGCAGATTTCCTCGACTGCACCCAGCGCATTCACCCCGCCTTGGGCGGCAGCCTGCTGGCCCACCTGGGGCGGGTGTCGGGCAGTGGGTTTGGCATCTTCACCCCTGACCAGGCGTGGGATCTGGCGGAGTCTCATTATTTCTGCTGTGATCAGGGTGAGTTCTGGCAGATGCAGCGGGAGGCAGCCGCAGACGGTT from Deinococcus multiflagellatus carries:
- a CDS encoding PEGA domain-containing protein; translated protein: MDQVKAQGVAPSHYLPTPNTHDSCLSDLTALWYLAVSQGKEREAQARAVFAQHPGAKTDLKAAQAAQHGLRTLLGLATTPQEEHVPTAGVPFEASGSMAEGHEAEDAVVPLSEDPTPLPSADAELPLEGSIESVDESGDAVKAAHDRLIAWPGGTLGEGLISMLSAPLAVGETVQLVIARTSAGQIVASIVPQHLDGQPADLRKDLSGRGTPQELDLEFLAARPHHQATRQTVQELAAALLATTQAVASKAAQASKKKAEEAKATQQAVQQATLIVTPNVEGASIVVKGEGGPWTPGAGKSCKLGAGKYTVRVEAVGHDPTEEDVVLRPKETKTIKVTLKARPQGLF
- a CDS encoding PRTRC system protein C; the encoded protein is MSHLEIVHRIIQFDGRELTDLNPTASVEDVVKLHALTNPQLVTAVVEGPVILDGKRVYTVQKRAANKG